A genomic stretch from Bacteroidota bacterium includes:
- a CDS encoding VanZ family protein, producing the protein GLRKQYQFPGLRYHYVVYALLFGIVLGLITEVMQVFVFTGRSGNVFDFAANTIGCFTGWGAYRLFNRKLRHKK; encoded by the coding sequence AGGTTTAAGGAAACAATATCAATTCCCAGGCTTGCGTTATCATTATGTGGTTTACGCATTGCTGTTTGGCATAGTTTTGGGTTTGATAACTGAAGTAATGCAGGTCTTTGTTTTCACAGGAAGGAGCGGAAATGTGTTTGATTTTGCAGCCAACACGATAGGTTGTTTTACAGGATGGGGCGCATACAGGTTATTTAATAGAAAATTAAGACATAAAAAGTAG
- a CDS encoding energy transducer TonB translates to MDSKKTPKADLENKKIIFRQIGLIVALAVIFLAFEWKTFDKTVEGFGDRISEDVQEEMVEITIQKKQLQPPPPPKKVVVLNLVEDDIEVEDDIQIDVEADQDTEMDEYVPVEVDEEEVEEEAPIFIVVESMPEFPGGIEKLYAYLGANIKYPQMARESGIQGTVYVTFVVERDGSVSDIKVLRGIGGGCDEEAIRVIQSMPKWNPGKQRGKPVRVQYNLPVRFILQ, encoded by the coding sequence ATGGATTCCAAGAAAACACCCAAAGCAGATCTTGAAAATAAAAAGATCATATTCAGGCAAATTGGCTTAATCGTTGCCCTTGCCGTCATTTTCCTGGCTTTTGAATGGAAAACCTTCGACAAAACCGTTGAAGGATTTGGCGACAGGATCTCGGAAGATGTTCAGGAAGAAATGGTAGAGATCACCATTCAGAAGAAACAACTGCAACCTCCGCCACCTCCGAAAAAAGTTGTAGTATTGAATCTTGTGGAAGACGACATTGAAGTTGAAGATGACATTCAGATTGACGTTGAGGCGGACCAGGACACCGAAATGGATGAATACGTTCCGGTAGAGGTTGACGAAGAAGAGGTTGAAGAGGAAGCTCCCATTTTCATTGTCGTTGAATCCATGCCAGAATTTCCGGGAGGGATAGAAAAGCTTTACGCGTATCTTGGGGCCAATATCAAATACCCACAGATGGCTCGTGAGAGCGGGATTCAGGGAACTGTTTACGTAACTTTCGTAGTAGAGCGTGATGGTTCCGTTTCCGACATAAAGGTTCTCAGGGGCATTGGTGGTGGATGTGATGAGGAGGCCATCCGTGTGATCCAGAGCATGCCAAAGTGGAATCCCGGAAAACAAAGGGGAAAGCCGGTACGTGTACAGTATAACCTGCCGGTACGCTTTATCCTTCAGTAA